From Rhodoferax sp. AJA081-3, the proteins below share one genomic window:
- a CDS encoding SDR family oxidoreductase, translating into MAPVVLVTGGSRGIGAATALLAAEKGYAVAVNYTSNSLAADEVVRQIRAVGGNAITLQADVSVEAQVMAMFDKLDAKLGPLSCLVNNAGIVDVACRVDAMDWARLQRMFATNVLGSFVCAREAVKRMSTRHGGAGGSIVNVSSAAARLGGAGQYVDYAASKGAIDTFTIGLAKEVALEGIRVNAVRPGIIETDIHASGGQPDRARQLAPQVPMQRAGTAQEVAQAIVWLMGSDASYTTGTLVDVAGGR; encoded by the coding sequence ATGGCGCCTGTTGTACTGGTCACAGGTGGCTCGCGCGGCATAGGAGCCGCTACTGCGCTGCTGGCCGCGGAAAAAGGCTACGCGGTGGCGGTCAACTACACCAGTAATTCGCTCGCTGCCGACGAGGTGGTGCGCCAGATACGGGCCGTCGGCGGCAACGCCATTACGCTGCAGGCCGATGTGTCGGTGGAAGCGCAGGTGATGGCCATGTTTGACAAGCTGGACGCCAAGCTGGGCCCCCTCTCCTGCCTGGTCAACAACGCTGGAATTGTGGATGTGGCCTGCCGGGTAGACGCCATGGACTGGGCCCGCTTGCAGCGTATGTTTGCGACCAATGTGCTGGGGTCTTTTGTCTGCGCCCGTGAAGCCGTCAAACGCATGAGCACGCGCCATGGTGGCGCGGGTGGCAGCATCGTCAATGTGTCCAGCGCCGCAGCACGGCTGGGTGGCGCGGGCCAGTATGTGGACTATGCGGCCAGCAAGGGCGCCATCGACACCTTCACCATTGGCCTGGCCAAAGAAGTGGCGTTGGAAGGTATCCGTGTCAACGCCGTGCGCCCCGGCATCATCGAAACTGACATCCACGCCAGCGGCGGCCAGCCGGACCGCGCCCGCCAGTTGGCACCCCAGGTGCCCATGCAACGCGCAGGCACCGCACAAGAAGTGGCCCAGGCCATTGTCTGGCTGATGGGCAGCGACGCCAGCTACACCACGGGCACCCTGGTTGATGTGGCCGGTGGCCGTTAG
- a CDS encoding MarC family protein, translated as MDFKPLITLLAIVNPLAIVPFFIHYTQGFSREQRRRTIVISSFSAFVVIATSALAGLQILDFFGISLASFQVGGGMLLLTSALNMLNAQPAEAKTNTHEMEDGAEKAARGASIAVVPLTIPLLTGPATMSTVVIYSEKAKTFLQLGTLVGYGVVIAMATALCFALAQPIARVLGKTGINVMTRLMGLILAALAVEVMSDGLVKLFPMLGR; from the coding sequence ATGGATTTCAAACCCCTCATCACCCTGCTGGCCATCGTGAACCCGTTGGCCATCGTGCCGTTCTTTATCCACTATACCCAGGGCTTTTCGCGCGAGCAGCGCCGGCGCACGATTGTGATTTCGTCCTTCAGCGCCTTTGTGGTGATCGCCACCAGCGCACTGGCCGGGCTGCAGATTCTGGATTTTTTTGGCATCTCGCTGGCGAGCTTCCAGGTGGGCGGCGGCATGCTGCTGCTGACGTCCGCCCTGAACATGCTCAACGCACAACCGGCCGAGGCCAAGACCAACACCCATGAAATGGAAGACGGCGCCGAGAAGGCCGCACGCGGCGCCAGCATTGCGGTTGTGCCACTGACCATACCGCTGCTGACCGGCCCCGCCACCATGTCCACCGTGGTGATTTACTCGGAGAAGGCCAAGACCTTTCTGCAGCTGGGCACGCTGGTGGGTTATGGCGTGGTTATCGCCATGGCCACCGCACTGTGTTTTGCACTGGCACAACCCATTGCCCGTGTGCTGGGCAAGACCGGCATCAATGTGATGACCCGTTTGATGGGCCTGATACTGGCTGCGCTGGCGGTCGAGGTGATGTCGGACGGGCTGGTCAAGCTCTTCCCGATGCTGGGGCGCTGA
- the kdgR gene encoding DNA-binding transcriptional regulator KdgR, which translates to MDDDSLDSKQPESVAAVLKTFGLLQALAERSETGISDLSMRLAMPKATVYRFLQTMMTLGYVRQEADSERYGLTMKVFELGTKALQYPELVDLAKHHMQMLADKTGETVHLGTLIDSEIIYVHKVDSRHMLGMYSKVGRRAPLHCTAIGKVLMAWEHPDRRALILQGAEFTKYRDKTIVEPAAFAQELERVKAQGFGEDREEFDDHIRCLGVPIFDRLNRPIAGLSISFPTFRYEPAREGEVVAMLTDASRDISSRLGCTRFPLDAPQ; encoded by the coding sequence ATGGATGATGACTCCCTAGATTCCAAGCAGCCCGAGTCGGTAGCGGCCGTCCTGAAGACCTTTGGCCTGTTGCAGGCCTTGGCCGAACGCAGCGAAACCGGCATTTCCGATCTGTCCATGCGCCTGGCCATGCCCAAGGCCACCGTCTATCGGTTTTTGCAGACCATGATGACCCTGGGTTATGTGCGCCAAGAGGCTGACAGTGAACGTTACGGCCTGACCATGAAGGTGTTTGAACTGGGCACCAAGGCCTTGCAGTACCCCGAGCTGGTCGATCTTGCCAAGCACCATATGCAAATGCTGGCCGACAAGACCGGCGAAACCGTGCACTTGGGCACGCTGATCGACAGCGAAATCATCTACGTGCACAAGGTGGATTCGCGCCACATGCTGGGCATGTATTCCAAAGTGGGCCGGCGTGCACCGCTGCACTGCACTGCCATTGGCAAGGTGCTGATGGCCTGGGAACACCCCGACCGCCGGGCCCTGATTCTGCAAGGCGCAGAGTTCACCAAATACCGTGACAAGACCATTGTGGAACCTGCCGCATTTGCACAGGAGCTGGAGCGCGTCAAGGCCCAGGGCTTTGGTGAAGACCGCGAAGAGTTTGACGACCACATCCGTTGCCTGGGTGTGCCCATCTTTGACCGCCTGAACCGGCCCATTGCCGGGTTGAGCATTTCATTCCCGACGTTCCGCTACGAACCGGCGCGCGAGGGTGAAGTGGTGGCGATGCTGACCGATGCCAGCCGCGACATTTCGTCCAGGCTGGGCTGCACGCGTTTCCCGCTGGACGCGCCGCAGTAA
- a CDS encoding TRAP transporter large permease, translated as MALTILGVSFTLLLLLGVPVAFSIGLSSLAALLYEGMPLAVGFQQMISGMSPFSFLAIPFFIFAGEIMMYGGIADRIVDFAKSVAGHVRGGLGMSNVVACTLFGGVSGSPVADVSAMGAVLIPQMKKEGYDADYAVNVTTHASLVGALMPTSHNLIIFTLAASGKVSIAALILAGIVPAILLTICNLVAAYAVAVKRGYPAGTFPGWAVVWRSFLQSLPGLLVVVIIIVGILSGAFTATESASVAVVWALFLAAVVYKRLTREQFLKAAAKAVKATGSVLLLIGISSMFGYLIGLYGVAELTGQMLGSVSSKPWVIFLWVNIILFVLGTFLDMAATILICTPIFLPICQQMGMSTEQFGIVILINCALGLNTPPVGTTQFVGCTIGGISVGEVMKTIWPFYGGLVAALMLVTYVPEFSMWLPNLVLK; from the coding sequence ATGGCACTGACAATTTTGGGTGTGAGCTTCACACTGTTGCTGCTGCTGGGCGTGCCCGTGGCGTTTTCCATCGGCCTGTCCTCGCTGGCTGCACTTCTGTATGAGGGCATGCCGCTGGCGGTGGGCTTCCAGCAAATGATTTCGGGCATGAGTCCGTTTTCTTTTCTGGCCATTCCGTTTTTTATTTTTGCGGGCGAGATCATGATGTACGGCGGCATTGCCGACCGTATCGTGGACTTTGCCAAGTCCGTGGCCGGCCATGTGCGCGGTGGTCTGGGCATGAGCAATGTGGTGGCCTGCACACTGTTTGGCGGCGTGTCCGGATCGCCGGTGGCGGATGTGTCCGCCATGGGTGCGGTCCTGATCCCACAGATGAAGAAGGAAGGTTATGACGCGGACTACGCGGTCAATGTCACCACCCACGCCTCCCTGGTGGGGGCACTCATGCCCACCAGCCACAACCTGATCATCTTCACGCTGGCCGCCAGCGGCAAGGTCAGCATTGCAGCGCTGATACTGGCGGGCATCGTGCCGGCCATCCTGCTCACCATCTGCAACCTGGTCGCGGCGTATGCGGTGGCCGTCAAGCGTGGTTACCCTGCGGGCACCTTCCCCGGTTGGGCGGTCGTGTGGCGCTCATTTCTGCAGTCACTTCCGGGCTTGCTGGTGGTGGTCATCATCATCGTGGGCATTCTGTCGGGTGCGTTCACCGCGACCGAGTCGGCATCGGTGGCCGTGGTCTGGGCACTGTTTTTGGCGGCTGTGGTCTACAAGCGCTTGACACGCGAACAGTTTCTGAAGGCCGCTGCCAAAGCGGTCAAAGCCACCGGGTCGGTGCTGCTGCTGATTGGCATCAGCTCCATGTTTGGCTACCTGATCGGCCTGTATGGCGTGGCGGAACTGACCGGCCAGATGCTGGGCAGCGTCAGCTCCAAACCCTGGGTGATTTTTCTGTGGGTCAACATCATCCTGTTTGTGCTGGGCACGTTTCTGGACATGGCCGCCACCATCCTGATTTGCACGCCCATCTTTTTGCCCATTTGTCAGCAGATGGGCATGAGCACCGAGCAGTTTGGCATCGTTATCCTGATCAATTGCGCACTGGGCCTGAACACGCCCCCGGTGGGTACCACCCAGTTTGTGGGTTGCACGATAGGCGGCATATCGGTGGGTGAGGTCATGAAGACCATCTGGCCGTTTTATGGCGGCCTGGTCGCGGCACTGATGCTGGTCACCTATGTGCCCGAGTTTTCCATGTGGCTCCCTAATCTGGTGTTGAAGTGA
- a CDS encoding TRAP transporter small permease: MYTRFCAALAKLCLQLGVAGLVLLVVAVLYQVVGRYVFNDTPTWAESGAVLLVLYVTMLGMAVGVRDAGHIGLESLLVLVPDALRLKMELLIQALVLAFGLVMAYNCGVLAHSVWDYKIPTLGISEAFKYLPPALAGVLVALFSLEHTIALLRHEDVEPAWH; encoded by the coding sequence ATGTACACCCGCTTTTGTGCCGCTTTGGCCAAGCTGTGCCTGCAGCTGGGCGTCGCTGGCCTAGTGCTGCTGGTCGTGGCCGTGCTCTACCAGGTGGTGGGACGTTATGTGTTCAACGACACCCCCACCTGGGCTGAAAGCGGGGCCGTGTTGCTGGTGCTGTACGTGACCATGCTGGGCATGGCCGTGGGTGTGCGCGACGCGGGGCACATCGGCCTGGAATCCCTGTTGGTGCTGGTGCCGGATGCCCTGCGTCTGAAGATGGAGCTGCTTATCCAGGCGCTGGTGCTGGCCTTTGGCCTGGTCATGGCCTACAACTGCGGCGTGCTGGCGCACAGCGTGTGGGACTACAAGATCCCCACATTGGGCATATCGGAAGCCTTCAAGTACCTGCCACCCGCGCTTGCAGGTGTACTGGTCGCCCTGTTTTCCCTTGAACACACCATTGCGCTGCTGCGCCATGAAGACGTGGAGCCCGCATGGCACTGA
- a CDS encoding TRAP transporter substrate-binding protein gives MAAASLLAVASAWATEFRSADIHPDDYPTVLAVRHMGETLSKATNGKHSIKVFSKSALGIEKDTIEQTKLGAIAMTRVNAAPMNNICAATMVPTMPFLFRSTEHMRKVLDGAIGDEILKDCEAQGFIGLAFYDSGARSMYTVKKPVKTLADAKGLKVRVQQSDLWVSLLEAMGANATPMPFGEVYTALKTGLVDAAENNYPSYESSRHFEVARFYNKTEHSLAPEILLFSKKVWDTLSAEEQKQIRIAAKESVTYMRKLWDEREEKSLAIVKAAGVQIVDVDKASFQVAMKPVYDKFLKDPKLQDMVKRINAVQ, from the coding sequence ATGGCAGCGGCATCCCTGCTCGCAGTAGCCAGCGCCTGGGCCACGGAGTTCCGCTCGGCGGACATCCACCCCGATGACTACCCCACCGTGCTGGCCGTGCGCCACATGGGGGAGACTCTGAGCAAGGCTACCAATGGCAAACACAGCATCAAGGTGTTTTCCAAGTCCGCCCTGGGCATAGAGAAAGACACTATTGAGCAGACCAAGCTCGGTGCCATCGCCATGACGCGTGTGAATGCCGCGCCCATGAACAACATCTGTGCGGCGACCATGGTGCCAACCATGCCCTTCCTGTTCCGCTCCACCGAACACATGCGCAAGGTGTTGGACGGCGCCATTGGCGATGAGATTTTGAAAGACTGCGAAGCCCAGGGTTTCATCGGACTGGCCTTTTACGACTCGGGCGCGCGTTCCATGTACACGGTCAAGAAACCGGTCAAGACACTTGCCGACGCCAAGGGCCTGAAGGTGCGTGTGCAACAAAGCGACCTGTGGGTGTCCCTGCTCGAAGCCATGGGTGCCAATGCCACTCCCATGCCGTTTGGCGAGGTCTATACCGCGCTGAAGACCGGTCTGGTCGATGCCGCAGAGAACAACTACCCCAGCTACGAGAGCTCGCGGCATTTCGAAGTGGCCCGTTTCTACAACAAGACCGAGCATTCCCTGGCACCGGAGATCCTGCTGTTCTCCAAGAAGGTGTGGGACACGCTGTCAGCCGAAGAACAGAAGCAGATCCGTATTGCCGCCAAGGAGTCGGTCACCTATATGCGCAAGCTGTGGGATGAACGCGAAGAGAAATCACTGGCCATCGTCAAGGCGGCTGGTGTGCAGATCGTGGACGTGGACAAGGCCAGCTTCCAGGTAGCGATGAAGCCGGTGTATGACAAGTTCCTGAAAGATCCCAAGCTGCAGGACATGGTCAAGCGCATCAACGCAGTCCAGTAA